A window from Citrus sinensis cultivar Valencia sweet orange chromosome 5, DVS_A1.0, whole genome shotgun sequence encodes these proteins:
- the LOC102629275 gene encoding uncharacterized protein LOC102629275: MASSSTPSSAGSTAQNPKRSLGFIANAKKHKHSFIQLFAMTGILLLSVRSLGQKYRIHDLQEDTSALKEEQESLTNRMNNIKHSLLHEASLEPTGLFASRLRHLFGEES; this comes from the coding sequence ATGGCGTCATCATCAACACCGAGCTCAGCCGGCAGCACCGCCCAAAACCCGAAAAGGTCATTAGGGTTTATAGCAAATGCCAAGAAACACAAACACAGCTTCATTCAATTATTCGCTATGACCGGGATACTGTTGTTGAGCGTCAGATCATTGGGCCAAAAGTACCGCATCCACGACCTCCAAGAGGACACGTCAGCTCTTAAAGAAGAGCAAGAATCCTTAACTAATCGCATGAACAACATCAAGCATAGCCTCCTCCACGAAGCCTCTCTTGAACCCACTGGCCTTTTCGCTTCTCGTCTCCGCCATCTTTTTGGCGAGGAAAGTTGA
- the LOC102629559 gene encoding cytoplasmic tRNA 2-thiolation protein 1, whose translation MEVAESKSKKAGGRLCSTCNQRKAALKRPKTLEQICRECFYEVFEEEIHQVIVGNQLFKAGERIAIGASGGKDSTVLAFVLSELNRRHNYGLDLFLLSIDEGISGYRDDSLQTVKRNEIQYGLPLKIVSYKDLYGWTMDEIVKVIGLKNNCTFCGVFRRQALDRGASLLKVDKIATGHNADDIAETVLLNILRGDIARLSRCTLITTGEDGPIPRCKPFKYTYEKEIVMYAYFKRLDYFSTECIYSPNAYRGFAREFIKDLERLRPRAILDIIKSGENFRISTSTKMPEQGTCERCGYISSQKWCKACVLLEGLNRGLPKMGIVRSRGQNNERTKDMKQNKGTKNIESKQCGTLDF comes from the exons ATGGAGGTCGCCGAGTCGAAGTCCAAGAAGGCCGGTGGCCGCCTTTGTTCCACCTGTAACCAGAGAAAGGCTGCCCTCAAACGACCTAAAACCCTAGAACAG ATATGTAGGGAGTGTTTCTATGAGGTATTTGAGGAGGAGATCCACCAAGTCATTGTGGGAAATCAGCTATTCAAGGCTGGTGAGCGTATTGCCATCGGCGCCTCTGGTGGAAAAG ATTCCACTGTCCTTGCTTTTGTGTTGTCAGAGCTGAACCGGCGTCACAACTATGGCCTTGATCTTTTCCTCCTATCAATTGATGAAGGCATTTCAGGATACAGGGATGATTCACTTCAAACTgtcaaaagaaatgaaattcag TATGGTCTGCCACTGAAGATTGTTTCATACAAGGATTTATATGGATGGACAATGGATGAGATAGTGAAGGTGATCGGTTTAAAGAATAATTGCACCTTTTGTGGTGTTTTTCGTCGCCAG GCCCTTGATCGAGGTGCTTCATTGTTGAAAGTAGACAAGATTGCAACGGGACATAATGCAGATGATATTGCAGAAACTGTTCTATTGAACATATTGCGAGGTGATATTGCTAG ATTGAGTAGATGTACATTGATAACAACTGGTGAAGATGGACCGATTCCAAGATGCAAACCTTTTAAGTACACTTATGAGAAGGAGATTGTAAT GTATGCATACTTCAAGAGGCTGGACTACTTCTCGACTGAAT GCATTTATTCTCCAAATGCTTATCGTGGTTTTGCTCGTGAGTTCATTAAAGATTTGGAGAGATTAAG ACCTAGGGCCATACTTGATATCATCAAGTCAGGTGAGAACTTCAGAATTTCCACCTCAACAAAAATGCCAGAGCAGGGCACCTGTGAACGCTGTGGATACATTTCTAGCCAG AAATGGTGTAAAGCTTGTGTTTTGCTGGAAGGACTGAATCGAGGCTTACCTAAGATGGGAATTGTGCGGAGTCGAGGCCAGAACAATGAAAGGACAAAGgatatgaaacaaaataagGGAACGAAGAACATTGAGAGCAAACAATGTGGCACTCTGGATTTTTGA
- the LOC102629838 gene encoding ubiquitin-like domain-containing protein CIP73 isoform X3 produces the protein MADQYPNESSSTGNVSGKSSDAIVEINVKTLESQVYSFQVDKNIPVTLFKEKIANDIGVPVGQQRLIFRGKVLKDEHLLSEYHVENGHTLHLVIRQPAQSQPSSDASSGETNRNNVTGGSEANANAPRGRMGQVSHSVLLGTFNVGDQGEGIAPDLTRVIGALINSLGIGGQTPATGSNSGIQFSTLSNIHAQPQQGNETAGSGGHVGNQSQVGNQAQSGQPYPGQLSSPPVVQIPQTAGAVPFPSLNVPIPDSLNTISEFMNHMEQTLSQNGYQPNTSSTSNEEVPRPELPSNERGLPTPEALNIVLQRAQRLLSGHTVAALSHIAGRLEQEGASSDPNIRGQIQAESVQIGFAMQHLGSLLLELGRVILTLRMGQSPVEFSVNAGPAVYISPSGPNPIMVQPFPIQTSSLFGGSVPSSNPMNIGPVGVGHAPRNINIHIHAGTALAPVLSTIGTRASNGDGVQGERRNATGSTELAGSGSVRVLPVRNIIAAAVPSRPTAAAISTVAQPGPGLSVPQLSANSAEVMSAGQNLSDGSMVGSYAGNEQPSSTPVNRVGELRVSLSGNTPESESQKQALPEGDHVRTNEGMGSVLSSKDAPSSSSGGAQSSSSGESEDNSGNALGSIEKQDLQEGSKAAPLGLGLGGLERKRRPRQPKTPVKSSDGGMSNAPLDQNLNSTSVGQHLLQTLASSSSVRNGIDANELSFGQLPVVERVTESKQSGGQDIDSQVDTASAISEVLRSTELNGLLSGFSQQTGIGSPDVLRNMLQQLTQSPQVLNTVNQIAQQIDTQDVGNMFSGLGGGWAGGIDLSRMVQQMMPVVSQALGRGSTPQPLSGTPQCSERRSSGVDNPDDPIQIGIQQVVQRIEHLDPPGEVFRAVVQNAGQLHCNGSGREDLVSELCSDEDLAEEYAEILRSDIYQRLKGDSGRDC, from the exons ATGGCGGATCAATATCCCAATGAGAGTTCCAGCACAGGCAATGTTTCTGGCAAAAGTTCAGATGCAATTGTAGAGATCAATGTCAAGACTTTAGAATCCCAGGTTTATAGTTTCCAAGTTGACAAAAAT ATCCCAGTTACATTATTCAAGGAGAAGATAGCCAATGATATTGGTGTCCCAGTTGGCCAGCAACGATTGATATTCAGGGGAAAGGTGTTAAAGGATGAACATCTCCTTTCTGAATACC ATGTTGAGAATGGGCATACACTGCATTTGGTAATTAGGCAGCCAGCTCAATCACAGCCTTCATCTGATGCGAGCTCTGGAGAGACAAATAGGAACAATGTTACTGGAG GTAGCGAAGCCAATGCTAATGCCCCTCGTGGTCGTATGGGGCAAGTTTCTCACAGTGTACTTCTTGGGACCTTCAATGTTGGGGATCAAGGTGAAGGCATTGCTCCAGACCTCACTCGG GTTATTGGGGCACTTATCAATTCCCTTGGAATTGGTGGTCAGACCCCAGCTACTGGCAGTAATAGTGGCATACAGTTTTCAACTTTG TCAAATATTCATGCTCAGCCTCAACAAGGAAATGAGACAGCTGGCAGTGGTGGGCATGTTGGGAATCAAAGCCAAGTGGGAAATCAAGCACAGTCCGGACAGCCATATCCTGGTCAATTATCGTCACCTCCTGTTGTGCAAATTCCTCAGACAGCAGGAGCTGTGCCATTTCCTTCACTTAATGTG CCAATTCCTGATTCTTTAAATACAATTTCAGAGTTTATGAACCACATGGAGCAGACACTGTCCCAAAATG GGTATCAGCCAAATACATCATCAACTAGTAATGAAGAAGTACCACGACCTGAATTACCATCCAACGAACGGGGTTTGCCAACTCCTGAAGCTTTGAACATTGTCCTGCAACGTGCACAAAGGCTTCTCAGTGGTCACACTGTGGCTGCACTCTCT CATATCGCAGGACGTTTGGAGCAAGAGGGTGCTTCTTCAGATCCTAATATCAGGGGTCAAATTCAGGCAGAATCTGTGCAAATAGGATTTGCAATGCAACACTTGGGTTCTCTTCTGTTAGAGCTTGGTCGTGTAATTTTGACACTCCGTATGGGGCAGTCTCCT GTGGAATTTTCTGTCAATGCTGGGCCTGCTGTTTATATATCTCCATCAGGACCTAATCCAATAATGGTTCAG CCATTTCCTATCCAAACCAGCTCTTTGTTTGGCGGTTCAGTTCCTTCATCAAATCCCATGAATATTGGCCCAGTTGGTGTTGGACATGCCCCAAGGAACATAAATATTCATATACATGCTG GCACTGCACTGGCACCTGTTCTTTCAACAATTGGTACCAGGGCAAGTAATGGGGATGGAGTGCAGGGAGAACGCAGGAATGCTACTGGTTCTACAGAGTTGGCTGGTTCTGGTTCAGTGAGGGTCCTACCTGTGAGAAATATCATTGCAGCAGCTGTACCATCACGTCCTACTGCTGCTGCAATTTCCACTGTAGCCCAACCTGGTCCAGGCTTATCCGTACCTCAGCTATCTGCCAACTCAG CTGAAGTGATGTCAGCGGGGCAGAATTTATCTGATGGATCTATGGTAGGAAGTTATGCTGGCAATGAACAGCCCAGTAGCACACCAGTTAACAGAGTTGGTGAACTTAGGGTCTCTTTATCCGGGAACACACCGGAAAGTGAAAGTCAGAAG CAGGCACTACCTGAAGGAGATCATGTAAGGACTAATGAAGGTATGGGGAGCGTCTTGAGTTCTAAAGATGCACCATCATCTTCTAGTGGAGGTGCTCAGAGTTCATCAAGTGGAGAGTCAGAAGACAATTCAGGAAATGCTCTTGGATCTATTGAGAAGCAAGATCTGCAGGAGGGTTCCAAAGCTGCTCCACTTGGATTGGGGCTGGGGGGTTTAGAACGGAAG AGGCGGCCAAGGCAGCCAAAGACCCCGGTCAAGAGTAGTGATGGTGGAATGAGCAATGCTCCTCTTGATCAAAACTTGAACTCTACATCTGTTGGCCAGCATCTCTTGCAAACTCTTGCATCTTCCAGCTCCGTAAGGAATGGGATAGATGCAAATGAGCTATCCTTTGGTCAATTACCTGTAGTTGAGAGGGTCACAGAGAGTAAACAGTCAGGAGGGCAAGACATCGACAGCCAAGTTGACACTGCAAGTGCTATATCTGAAGTTCTACGTAGCACTGAGTTGAATGGTCTATTGTCAGGGTTTTCACAGCAAACTGGGATTGGTTCTCCGGATGTATTGAGAAATATGTTGCAGCAGCTCACTCAGAGCCCGCAAGTCTTGAATACTGTGAATCAAATTGCTCAGCAGATTGACACCCAGGATGTGGGAAACATGTTTTCAGGGTTAGGGGGTGGTTGGGCTGGTGGTATTGACTTGTCAAGAATGGTCCAACAGATGATGCCTGTTGTTTCTCAAGCTCTAGGTCGTGGATCTACGCCTCAACCCCTTTCTGGCACACCTCAGTGTAGTGAGAGGAGGTCAAGTGGGGTGGACAACCCTGATGATCCAATTCAG ATAGGAATCCAACAAGTGGTTCAGAGGATTGAGCACTTGGATCCACCTGGAGAGGTCTTCCGAGCCGTTGTCCAAAATGCTGGCCAGCTTCATTGCAATGGAAGCGGCCGCGAAGATCTTGTAAGTGAGTTATGCAGTGATGAGGATCTTGCAGAG GAATATGCGGAGATTTTACGGAGTGACATATACCAACGACTTAAGGGTGACTCAGGGCGTGACTGCTAA
- the LOC102629838 gene encoding ubiquitin-like domain-containing protein CIP73 isoform X2 — translation MADQYPNESSSTGNVSGKSSDAIVEINVKTLESQVYSFQVDKNIPVTLFKEKIANDIGVPVGQQRLIFRGKVLKDEHLLSEYHVENGHTLHLVIRQPAQSQPSSDASSGETNRNNVTGGSEANANAPRGRMGQVSHSVLLGTFNVGDQGEGIAPDLTRVIGALINSLGIGGQTPATGSNSGIQFSTLSNIHAQPQQGNETAGSGGHVGNQSQVGNQAQSGQPYPGQLSSPPVVQIPQTAGAVPFPSLNVPIPDSLNTISEFMNHMEQTLSQNGYQPNTSSTSNEEVPRPELPSNERGLPTPEALNIVLQRAQRLLSGHTVAALSHIAGRLEQEGASSDPNIRGQIQAESVQIGFAMQHLGSLLLELGRVILTLRMGQSPVEFSVNAGPAVYISPSGPNPIMVQPFPIQTSSLFGGSVPSSNPMNIGPVGVGHAPRNINIHIHAGTALAPVLSTIGTRASNGDGVQGERRNATGSTELAGSGSVRVLPVRNIIAAAVPSRPTAAAISTVAQPGPGLSVPQLSANSGLLSSVVDQVNSQIRNFVGNMQGENQVPSAEVMSAGQNLSDGSMVGSYAGNEQPSSTPVNRVGELRVSLSGNTPESESQKALPEGDHVRTNEGMGSVLSSKDAPSSSSGGAQSSSSGESEDNSGNALGSIEKQDLQEGSKAAPLGLGLGGLERKRRPRQPKTPVKSSDGGMSNAPLDQNLNSTSVGQHLLQTLASSSSVRNGIDANELSFGQLPVVERVTESKQSGGQDIDSQVDTASAISEVLRSTELNGLLSGFSQQTGIGSPDVLRNMLQQLTQSPQVLNTVNQIAQQIDTQDVGNMFSGLGGGWAGGIDLSRMVQQMMPVVSQALGRGSTPQPLSGTPQCSERRSSGVDNPDDPIQIGIQQVVQRIEHLDPPGEVFRAVVQNAGQLHCNGSGREDLVSELCSDEDLAEEYAEILRSDIYQRLKGDSGRDC, via the exons ATGGCGGATCAATATCCCAATGAGAGTTCCAGCACAGGCAATGTTTCTGGCAAAAGTTCAGATGCAATTGTAGAGATCAATGTCAAGACTTTAGAATCCCAGGTTTATAGTTTCCAAGTTGACAAAAAT ATCCCAGTTACATTATTCAAGGAGAAGATAGCCAATGATATTGGTGTCCCAGTTGGCCAGCAACGATTGATATTCAGGGGAAAGGTGTTAAAGGATGAACATCTCCTTTCTGAATACC ATGTTGAGAATGGGCATACACTGCATTTGGTAATTAGGCAGCCAGCTCAATCACAGCCTTCATCTGATGCGAGCTCTGGAGAGACAAATAGGAACAATGTTACTGGAG GTAGCGAAGCCAATGCTAATGCCCCTCGTGGTCGTATGGGGCAAGTTTCTCACAGTGTACTTCTTGGGACCTTCAATGTTGGGGATCAAGGTGAAGGCATTGCTCCAGACCTCACTCGG GTTATTGGGGCACTTATCAATTCCCTTGGAATTGGTGGTCAGACCCCAGCTACTGGCAGTAATAGTGGCATACAGTTTTCAACTTTG TCAAATATTCATGCTCAGCCTCAACAAGGAAATGAGACAGCTGGCAGTGGTGGGCATGTTGGGAATCAAAGCCAAGTGGGAAATCAAGCACAGTCCGGACAGCCATATCCTGGTCAATTATCGTCACCTCCTGTTGTGCAAATTCCTCAGACAGCAGGAGCTGTGCCATTTCCTTCACTTAATGTG CCAATTCCTGATTCTTTAAATACAATTTCAGAGTTTATGAACCACATGGAGCAGACACTGTCCCAAAATG GGTATCAGCCAAATACATCATCAACTAGTAATGAAGAAGTACCACGACCTGAATTACCATCCAACGAACGGGGTTTGCCAACTCCTGAAGCTTTGAACATTGTCCTGCAACGTGCACAAAGGCTTCTCAGTGGTCACACTGTGGCTGCACTCTCT CATATCGCAGGACGTTTGGAGCAAGAGGGTGCTTCTTCAGATCCTAATATCAGGGGTCAAATTCAGGCAGAATCTGTGCAAATAGGATTTGCAATGCAACACTTGGGTTCTCTTCTGTTAGAGCTTGGTCGTGTAATTTTGACACTCCGTATGGGGCAGTCTCCT GTGGAATTTTCTGTCAATGCTGGGCCTGCTGTTTATATATCTCCATCAGGACCTAATCCAATAATGGTTCAG CCATTTCCTATCCAAACCAGCTCTTTGTTTGGCGGTTCAGTTCCTTCATCAAATCCCATGAATATTGGCCCAGTTGGTGTTGGACATGCCCCAAGGAACATAAATATTCATATACATGCTG GCACTGCACTGGCACCTGTTCTTTCAACAATTGGTACCAGGGCAAGTAATGGGGATGGAGTGCAGGGAGAACGCAGGAATGCTACTGGTTCTACAGAGTTGGCTGGTTCTGGTTCAGTGAGGGTCCTACCTGTGAGAAATATCATTGCAGCAGCTGTACCATCACGTCCTACTGCTGCTGCAATTTCCACTGTAGCCCAACCTGGTCCAGGCTTATCCGTACCTCAGCTATCTGCCAACTCAGGTTTGCTATCCTCTGTTGTTGATCAAGTGAATTCACAAATCAGGAACTTTGTTGGTAACATGCAAGGAGAAAACCAGGTTCCATCAG CTGAAGTGATGTCAGCGGGGCAGAATTTATCTGATGGATCTATGGTAGGAAGTTATGCTGGCAATGAACAGCCCAGTAGCACACCAGTTAACAGAGTTGGTGAACTTAGGGTCTCTTTATCCGGGAACACACCGGAAAGTGAAAGTCAGAAG GCACTACCTGAAGGAGATCATGTAAGGACTAATGAAGGTATGGGGAGCGTCTTGAGTTCTAAAGATGCACCATCATCTTCTAGTGGAGGTGCTCAGAGTTCATCAAGTGGAGAGTCAGAAGACAATTCAGGAAATGCTCTTGGATCTATTGAGAAGCAAGATCTGCAGGAGGGTTCCAAAGCTGCTCCACTTGGATTGGGGCTGGGGGGTTTAGAACGGAAG AGGCGGCCAAGGCAGCCAAAGACCCCGGTCAAGAGTAGTGATGGTGGAATGAGCAATGCTCCTCTTGATCAAAACTTGAACTCTACATCTGTTGGCCAGCATCTCTTGCAAACTCTTGCATCTTCCAGCTCCGTAAGGAATGGGATAGATGCAAATGAGCTATCCTTTGGTCAATTACCTGTAGTTGAGAGGGTCACAGAGAGTAAACAGTCAGGAGGGCAAGACATCGACAGCCAAGTTGACACTGCAAGTGCTATATCTGAAGTTCTACGTAGCACTGAGTTGAATGGTCTATTGTCAGGGTTTTCACAGCAAACTGGGATTGGTTCTCCGGATGTATTGAGAAATATGTTGCAGCAGCTCACTCAGAGCCCGCAAGTCTTGAATACTGTGAATCAAATTGCTCAGCAGATTGACACCCAGGATGTGGGAAACATGTTTTCAGGGTTAGGGGGTGGTTGGGCTGGTGGTATTGACTTGTCAAGAATGGTCCAACAGATGATGCCTGTTGTTTCTCAAGCTCTAGGTCGTGGATCTACGCCTCAACCCCTTTCTGGCACACCTCAGTGTAGTGAGAGGAGGTCAAGTGGGGTGGACAACCCTGATGATCCAATTCAG ATAGGAATCCAACAAGTGGTTCAGAGGATTGAGCACTTGGATCCACCTGGAGAGGTCTTCCGAGCCGTTGTCCAAAATGCTGGCCAGCTTCATTGCAATGGAAGCGGCCGCGAAGATCTTGTAAGTGAGTTATGCAGTGATGAGGATCTTGCAGAG GAATATGCGGAGATTTTACGGAGTGACATATACCAACGACTTAAGGGTGACTCAGGGCGTGACTGCTAA
- the LOC102629838 gene encoding ubiquitin-like domain-containing protein CIP73 isoform X1 → MADQYPNESSSTGNVSGKSSDAIVEINVKTLESQVYSFQVDKNIPVTLFKEKIANDIGVPVGQQRLIFRGKVLKDEHLLSEYHVENGHTLHLVIRQPAQSQPSSDASSGETNRNNVTGGSEANANAPRGRMGQVSHSVLLGTFNVGDQGEGIAPDLTRVIGALINSLGIGGQTPATGSNSGIQFSTLSNIHAQPQQGNETAGSGGHVGNQSQVGNQAQSGQPYPGQLSSPPVVQIPQTAGAVPFPSLNVPIPDSLNTISEFMNHMEQTLSQNGYQPNTSSTSNEEVPRPELPSNERGLPTPEALNIVLQRAQRLLSGHTVAALSHIAGRLEQEGASSDPNIRGQIQAESVQIGFAMQHLGSLLLELGRVILTLRMGQSPVEFSVNAGPAVYISPSGPNPIMVQPFPIQTSSLFGGSVPSSNPMNIGPVGVGHAPRNINIHIHAGTALAPVLSTIGTRASNGDGVQGERRNATGSTELAGSGSVRVLPVRNIIAAAVPSRPTAAAISTVAQPGPGLSVPQLSANSGLLSSVVDQVNSQIRNFVGNMQGENQVPSAEVMSAGQNLSDGSMVGSYAGNEQPSSTPVNRVGELRVSLSGNTPESESQKQALPEGDHVRTNEGMGSVLSSKDAPSSSSGGAQSSSSGESEDNSGNALGSIEKQDLQEGSKAAPLGLGLGGLERKRRPRQPKTPVKSSDGGMSNAPLDQNLNSTSVGQHLLQTLASSSSVRNGIDANELSFGQLPVVERVTESKQSGGQDIDSQVDTASAISEVLRSTELNGLLSGFSQQTGIGSPDVLRNMLQQLTQSPQVLNTVNQIAQQIDTQDVGNMFSGLGGGWAGGIDLSRMVQQMMPVVSQALGRGSTPQPLSGTPQCSERRSSGVDNPDDPIQIGIQQVVQRIEHLDPPGEVFRAVVQNAGQLHCNGSGREDLVSELCSDEDLAEEYAEILRSDIYQRLKGDSGRDC, encoded by the exons ATGGCGGATCAATATCCCAATGAGAGTTCCAGCACAGGCAATGTTTCTGGCAAAAGTTCAGATGCAATTGTAGAGATCAATGTCAAGACTTTAGAATCCCAGGTTTATAGTTTCCAAGTTGACAAAAAT ATCCCAGTTACATTATTCAAGGAGAAGATAGCCAATGATATTGGTGTCCCAGTTGGCCAGCAACGATTGATATTCAGGGGAAAGGTGTTAAAGGATGAACATCTCCTTTCTGAATACC ATGTTGAGAATGGGCATACACTGCATTTGGTAATTAGGCAGCCAGCTCAATCACAGCCTTCATCTGATGCGAGCTCTGGAGAGACAAATAGGAACAATGTTACTGGAG GTAGCGAAGCCAATGCTAATGCCCCTCGTGGTCGTATGGGGCAAGTTTCTCACAGTGTACTTCTTGGGACCTTCAATGTTGGGGATCAAGGTGAAGGCATTGCTCCAGACCTCACTCGG GTTATTGGGGCACTTATCAATTCCCTTGGAATTGGTGGTCAGACCCCAGCTACTGGCAGTAATAGTGGCATACAGTTTTCAACTTTG TCAAATATTCATGCTCAGCCTCAACAAGGAAATGAGACAGCTGGCAGTGGTGGGCATGTTGGGAATCAAAGCCAAGTGGGAAATCAAGCACAGTCCGGACAGCCATATCCTGGTCAATTATCGTCACCTCCTGTTGTGCAAATTCCTCAGACAGCAGGAGCTGTGCCATTTCCTTCACTTAATGTG CCAATTCCTGATTCTTTAAATACAATTTCAGAGTTTATGAACCACATGGAGCAGACACTGTCCCAAAATG GGTATCAGCCAAATACATCATCAACTAGTAATGAAGAAGTACCACGACCTGAATTACCATCCAACGAACGGGGTTTGCCAACTCCTGAAGCTTTGAACATTGTCCTGCAACGTGCACAAAGGCTTCTCAGTGGTCACACTGTGGCTGCACTCTCT CATATCGCAGGACGTTTGGAGCAAGAGGGTGCTTCTTCAGATCCTAATATCAGGGGTCAAATTCAGGCAGAATCTGTGCAAATAGGATTTGCAATGCAACACTTGGGTTCTCTTCTGTTAGAGCTTGGTCGTGTAATTTTGACACTCCGTATGGGGCAGTCTCCT GTGGAATTTTCTGTCAATGCTGGGCCTGCTGTTTATATATCTCCATCAGGACCTAATCCAATAATGGTTCAG CCATTTCCTATCCAAACCAGCTCTTTGTTTGGCGGTTCAGTTCCTTCATCAAATCCCATGAATATTGGCCCAGTTGGTGTTGGACATGCCCCAAGGAACATAAATATTCATATACATGCTG GCACTGCACTGGCACCTGTTCTTTCAACAATTGGTACCAGGGCAAGTAATGGGGATGGAGTGCAGGGAGAACGCAGGAATGCTACTGGTTCTACAGAGTTGGCTGGTTCTGGTTCAGTGAGGGTCCTACCTGTGAGAAATATCATTGCAGCAGCTGTACCATCACGTCCTACTGCTGCTGCAATTTCCACTGTAGCCCAACCTGGTCCAGGCTTATCCGTACCTCAGCTATCTGCCAACTCAGGTTTGCTATCCTCTGTTGTTGATCAAGTGAATTCACAAATCAGGAACTTTGTTGGTAACATGCAAGGAGAAAACCAGGTTCCATCAG CTGAAGTGATGTCAGCGGGGCAGAATTTATCTGATGGATCTATGGTAGGAAGTTATGCTGGCAATGAACAGCCCAGTAGCACACCAGTTAACAGAGTTGGTGAACTTAGGGTCTCTTTATCCGGGAACACACCGGAAAGTGAAAGTCAGAAG CAGGCACTACCTGAAGGAGATCATGTAAGGACTAATGAAGGTATGGGGAGCGTCTTGAGTTCTAAAGATGCACCATCATCTTCTAGTGGAGGTGCTCAGAGTTCATCAAGTGGAGAGTCAGAAGACAATTCAGGAAATGCTCTTGGATCTATTGAGAAGCAAGATCTGCAGGAGGGTTCCAAAGCTGCTCCACTTGGATTGGGGCTGGGGGGTTTAGAACGGAAG AGGCGGCCAAGGCAGCCAAAGACCCCGGTCAAGAGTAGTGATGGTGGAATGAGCAATGCTCCTCTTGATCAAAACTTGAACTCTACATCTGTTGGCCAGCATCTCTTGCAAACTCTTGCATCTTCCAGCTCCGTAAGGAATGGGATAGATGCAAATGAGCTATCCTTTGGTCAATTACCTGTAGTTGAGAGGGTCACAGAGAGTAAACAGTCAGGAGGGCAAGACATCGACAGCCAAGTTGACACTGCAAGTGCTATATCTGAAGTTCTACGTAGCACTGAGTTGAATGGTCTATTGTCAGGGTTTTCACAGCAAACTGGGATTGGTTCTCCGGATGTATTGAGAAATATGTTGCAGCAGCTCACTCAGAGCCCGCAAGTCTTGAATACTGTGAATCAAATTGCTCAGCAGATTGACACCCAGGATGTGGGAAACATGTTTTCAGGGTTAGGGGGTGGTTGGGCTGGTGGTATTGACTTGTCAAGAATGGTCCAACAGATGATGCCTGTTGTTTCTCAAGCTCTAGGTCGTGGATCTACGCCTCAACCCCTTTCTGGCACACCTCAGTGTAGTGAGAGGAGGTCAAGTGGGGTGGACAACCCTGATGATCCAATTCAG ATAGGAATCCAACAAGTGGTTCAGAGGATTGAGCACTTGGATCCACCTGGAGAGGTCTTCCGAGCCGTTGTCCAAAATGCTGGCCAGCTTCATTGCAATGGAAGCGGCCGCGAAGATCTTGTAAGTGAGTTATGCAGTGATGAGGATCTTGCAGAG GAATATGCGGAGATTTTACGGAGTGACATATACCAACGACTTAAGGGTGACTCAGGGCGTGACTGCTAA